In a single window of the Dreissena polymorpha isolate Duluth1 chromosome 3, UMN_Dpol_1.0, whole genome shotgun sequence genome:
- the LOC127872922 gene encoding uncharacterized protein DDB_G0271670-like, translating to SSSSRSNSSSSSRRSSSSSSCSISSCSSSSSSSSSSSSSSSSRSSSSSESGYSGSSSSSSSSSSSYSSSSSISSSSSSSSSSSSSSSSSSSSSSSSSSSSSSSSSSSSCSSSSSSSSSSSSSSSSSSSSSSSSSSSSSSSSSSSSSSSSSSSSSSRSSSSSSSSSSRRNSSSSSKRSSSSSSSSRSSSSSSSSGSNSSSSSSSSSSSSSSSSSSSSSSSSSSSSSSSSSSSSRSNSSSSRRWSSSSSSSSRSSRSSSSSRSSSSSSSSSSSSSSSSSSTSSNSSYSRSSSSSSSSSSSSSSSSSSSSSSSSSSSCSSSSSS from the exons agcagcagtagcaggagtaacagcagtagcagcagtagaaggagtagcagcagtagcagttgtagcataagtagctgcagtagtagtagtagtagtagtagtagcagtagtagtagtagcagtagtagaagtagtagta GTAGTGAGAGTGGTTATagtggcagcagcagcagcagtagcagcagcagcagtagttacagtagcagcagtagtataagtagtagtagtagtagtagcagtagtagtagtagtagtagtagtagtagtagtagtagtagtagtagtagtagtagtagtagtagtagtagtagcagtagtagtagttgcagcagtagtagtagtagtagtagtagtagtagtagtagcagtagtagtagtagcagtagtagtagtagcagcagtagcagcagcagcagtagcagcagcagcagcagcagcagtagcagcagcagcagtagcagcagcaggagcagtagcagcagtagtagcagtagcagcaggagaaacagcagtagcagcagtaaaaggagtagtagtagtagcagtagtagcaggagtagcagtagtagcagtagtagcggaagtaacagtagtagtagtagtagtagtagcagcagcagcagcagtagcagcagcagtagcagcagtagcagcagtagcagcagtagcagcagtagtagcagtagcagtagtagcagaagtaacagcagtagcagccgTAGAtggagtagtagtagcagcagtagtagcaggagtagcaggagtagcagtagtagcagaagtagcagcagtagtagtagtagtagtagtagtagtagtagcagtagtagtagtaccagtagtaacagtagttatagtagaagtagtagtagtagtagtagtagtagtagtagtagtagtagtagtagtagtagcagcagtagtagtagtagtagtagtagttgtagtagtagtagtagtagt